A region of Curvibacter sp. AEP1-3 DNA encodes the following proteins:
- a CDS encoding fumarylacetoacetate hydrolase family protein, producing the protein MKLATYQDGSRDGQLVVVSRDLSQAHYATHIANRLQQVLDDWNYLSPALQDIYHQLNQGRARHAFPFDPAQCMAPLPRAYQWLDGSAYLNHVELVRQARGADMPESAQTDPLMYQGGSDDLAGPHAEIVCACESWGVDFEAELAVITGDVPMGCASDRALDAVRLLALVNDVTLRNLVPDELAKGFGFVQSKPATAFAPVVVTPDELGDAWARGRVHLPVQCVWNGRKVGMCEAGSDMHFHFGQLIAHAAKTRRLRAGTIVGSGTVSNKGVARKNRTEWPHGYSCIAEKRAMETLQDGQPSTEYMKFGDTIRIEVKGRDGGSVFGAINQEVVPLDVRSRSTAAPSVPEADPAQDVTS; encoded by the coding sequence ATGAAACTCGCAACCTATCAGGACGGTTCCCGTGATGGCCAGCTGGTCGTCGTATCCCGGGATCTGAGCCAGGCGCATTACGCCACCCACATCGCCAACCGCCTGCAACAGGTGCTGGACGACTGGAACTACCTTTCCCCCGCGCTGCAAGACATCTACCACCAGCTCAACCAGGGTAGGGCGCGACATGCATTTCCGTTTGACCCTGCGCAATGCATGGCACCTTTGCCGCGCGCCTACCAGTGGCTGGACGGCTCGGCCTACCTCAACCATGTGGAGCTGGTGCGTCAGGCACGGGGTGCTGACATGCCCGAGAGTGCCCAGACTGATCCCTTGATGTACCAAGGTGGCAGCGACGACCTAGCCGGGCCTCATGCAGAGATCGTTTGCGCCTGCGAGTCATGGGGCGTGGACTTCGAGGCTGAGTTGGCAGTGATCACGGGCGACGTACCCATGGGTTGCGCGTCGGACCGCGCGCTGGACGCTGTGCGCCTTCTGGCCTTGGTCAACGACGTGACCCTGCGTAATCTGGTGCCGGATGAACTGGCCAAGGGCTTCGGCTTTGTCCAGAGCAAACCTGCCACCGCGTTTGCGCCGGTGGTCGTAACACCCGACGAGCTGGGCGATGCCTGGGCGCGTGGCCGGGTGCACCTGCCGGTGCAATGCGTCTGGAACGGTCGCAAGGTCGGCATGTGCGAGGCCGGAAGCGACATGCACTTCCACTTCGGTCAATTGATTGCCCATGCGGCCAAAACCCGTCGTTTGCGGGCAGGCACCATTGTTGGTTCCGGCACCGTCAGCAACAAAGGCGTGGCCCGCAAGAACCGCACGGAATGGCCCCATGGCTACAGCTGCATTGCGGAAAAGCGCGCTATGGAAACCCTGCAGGATGGCCAGCCCAGCACCGAGTACATGAAGTTCGGTGACACCATCCGCATCGAAGTCAAAGGCCGGGACGGAGGCAGCGTGTTCGGCGCTATCAATCAGGAAGTGGTGCCTCTGGATGTGCGGTCCCGCAGTACCGCGGCTCCATCCGTTCCCGAGGCCGATCCGGCCCAGGACGTGACCTCTTGA
- a CDS encoding BTH_I0359 family protein has translation MHTLYESDSFSVTHMLANGEAEDQAPEKTERYPLGVPSLARHGFEIVDKRSNKEVYLDGSWAELFQQHIMAWQVNTPTQEEVEDTLEQYAELAQTPVQVH, from the coding sequence ATGCATACGCTCTACGAATCCGATTCTTTCTCCGTCACGCACATGCTCGCCAACGGCGAAGCCGAAGATCAGGCACCGGAAAAAACCGAGCGCTATCCTTTGGGCGTACCCAGCCTGGCCCGCCATGGCTTTGAAATCGTGGACAAACGCTCCAACAAAGAGGTGTACCTGGACGGCTCATGGGCCGAACTCTTTCAGCAACACATCATGGCCTGGCAGGTGAATACTCCGACCCAGGAAGAGGTGGAAGACACGCTGGAACAGTACGCCGAGCTCGCGCAGACGCCTGTCCAAGTGCACTGA
- the purU gene encoding formyltetrahydrofolate deformylase, whose product MSQTYILTFSCPDRLGLVHAVSGFLLERGGNIEEAAQYNDHDTGLFFMRVQFSCSQLSHAELKSQLGTFAEPLKLQWNLQTMAQPMRTVIMVSKEGHCLNDLLFRWKSGLLPLDIRAIVSNHREFYQLAASYNVPFHHIPVTAATKEQAEAKQLEIIEAEGAELVVLARYMQILSDNMCRQLNGRAINIHHSFLPSFKGAKPYYQAHDRGVKLIGATAHYVTADLDEGPIIEQDVARVDHSRTVEDLTTLGRDTESQVLARAVKWHSEHRVLLNGHKTVIFR is encoded by the coding sequence ATGAGCCAGACCTACATCCTTACGTTTTCCTGCCCCGACCGCTTGGGGCTTGTCCACGCTGTTTCGGGTTTTTTGCTGGAACGCGGTGGCAACATTGAAGAAGCAGCCCAGTACAACGACCACGATACCGGTCTGTTTTTCATGCGGGTGCAATTCAGCTGCAGTCAGCTGAGCCACGCAGAGCTGAAGTCCCAACTGGGCACTTTTGCCGAACCTCTCAAGCTCCAGTGGAACCTGCAGACCATGGCGCAGCCCATGCGCACGGTCATCATGGTCAGCAAGGAAGGCCATTGCCTGAATGACTTGCTGTTCCGCTGGAAGAGCGGCCTGCTGCCCTTGGACATCCGAGCCATCGTGTCCAACCACCGCGAGTTTTACCAACTCGCCGCAAGCTACAACGTGCCCTTCCACCACATTCCGGTGACTGCAGCCACCAAAGAACAGGCCGAAGCCAAACAGCTGGAAATCATTGAAGCAGAAGGTGCAGAACTGGTGGTTTTGGCCCGTTACATGCAAATCCTGAGTGACAACATGTGCCGGCAACTTAACGGCCGCGCCATCAACATCCACCACAGCTTTCTGCCCAGCTTCAAAGGCGCCAAGCCCTACTACCAGGCCCATGACCGCGGTGTGAAGCTGATTGGTGCAACCGCCCATTACGTGACGGCAGACTTGGATGAGGGTCCCATCATTGAGCAGGATGTTGCCCGCGTGGACCACAGCCGTACCGTGGAAGACCTGACCACCCTGGGCCGCGACACCGAAAGCCAGGTGCTGGCTCGCGCCGTCAAATGGCATAGCGAACACCGCGTGCTCTTGAATGGCCACAAGACCGTGATCTTCCGGTAA
- a CDS encoding SDR family NAD(P)-dependent oxidoreductase, which translates to MNIQGQTALVTGAASGLGEATARELAKLGAKVAVLDINEAQAEAVASAIRAEFGEDRAIGLRCDITQTDSVQAALAASEQALGAARILMNVAGIGSAKRVVQRDGTAAPLEDFARVVSINLIGSYNISRLFAAACSKLAPLDNGERGVMMFTASVAAFDGQVGQQAYSASKGGLVGMTLPMARDLAQHAIRVCTVAPGLFATPLMKELPEAVQQSLAASIPFPPRLGKPQEFAELACHIVTNGHLNGEVIRLDGALRMAPR; encoded by the coding sequence ATGAATATTCAAGGGCAAACCGCACTGGTCACCGGTGCAGCATCGGGTTTGGGGGAGGCGACTGCCCGTGAACTGGCCAAGCTGGGTGCGAAAGTCGCCGTGCTGGACATTAACGAGGCACAAGCAGAAGCCGTGGCGTCCGCGATCAGGGCAGAGTTCGGGGAAGACCGTGCCATCGGGCTGCGTTGCGACATTACGCAGACCGATAGCGTGCAAGCCGCACTTGCCGCATCGGAGCAAGCACTGGGTGCTGCCCGCATCCTCATGAATGTGGCCGGCATCGGCAGCGCCAAGCGCGTGGTGCAGCGGGATGGCACAGCAGCGCCCCTAGAGGACTTTGCGCGTGTGGTGTCTATCAACCTCATTGGCTCATACAACATCAGTCGCCTGTTCGCGGCAGCCTGCAGCAAGCTGGCGCCGCTGGACAACGGCGAGCGTGGCGTGATGATGTTCACGGCATCCGTGGCGGCTTTTGACGGGCAGGTGGGCCAGCAGGCCTACAGCGCATCCAAAGGCGGTCTGGTCGGCATGACCCTGCCCATGGCCCGAGATCTCGCGCAGCACGCGATTCGAGTGTGCACGGTGGCGCCGGGCTTGTTTGCCACCCCCTTGATGAAGGAGTTGCCGGAAGCCGTGCAGCAGTCCCTCGCGGCCAGCATTCCTTTTCCGCCGCGTTTGGGTAAACCGCAAGAGTTCGCCGAGTTGGCCTGCCACATCGTGACCAATGGACACCTCAATGGCGAAGTGATCCGGCTAGATGGCGCATTGCGAATGGCCCCGCGCTGA
- the fghA gene encoding S-formylglutathione hydrolase, whose protein sequence is MSDSSFELQSEHACFGGVQRFYKHMSEEIGLPMRFGLFLPPQASVGPVPALVYLAGLTCTEETFAFKAGAQRLAAEPGMALITPDTSPRGAGLVGEADHWDFGVGAGFYLDATQAPWSGHWCMESYLIKELLPHIARDLPVDAARLGLFGHSMGGHGALTLAQRHPGVFQTLSAFAPICAPTQCPWGKKAFTGYFGQDESLWAAHDAVALMEAQTSAPFPGGILVDQGLADKFLEEQLHPHLLEAACAKAGQPLTLRRHAGYDHGYYFISTFMDDHLRHHARGLGLTS, encoded by the coding sequence ATGTCTGATTCCTCTTTTGAACTGCAAAGCGAGCACGCTTGCTTTGGTGGTGTGCAACGGTTTTACAAACACATGTCCGAAGAAATCGGCCTGCCCATGCGGTTCGGGTTGTTTTTGCCGCCGCAAGCCTCCGTGGGGCCGGTGCCTGCGCTGGTGTACCTGGCGGGCCTGACCTGTACCGAAGAAACCTTTGCCTTCAAGGCGGGTGCCCAGCGCTTGGCTGCCGAGCCGGGGATGGCGCTCATCACCCCGGACACCAGCCCGCGTGGTGCGGGGCTGGTGGGCGAGGCGGACCATTGGGACTTCGGGGTGGGCGCCGGCTTTTATCTTGACGCCACGCAAGCACCGTGGAGCGGGCACTGGTGCATGGAAAGCTACTTGATCAAAGAGTTGCTACCCCACATTGCGCGCGACCTACCAGTGGATGCTGCGCGGCTGGGGCTGTTCGGCCACTCCATGGGCGGGCACGGCGCCTTGACGCTGGCCCAGCGACACCCTGGTGTGTTTCAGACCCTGTCTGCCTTTGCCCCCATTTGTGCGCCTACCCAGTGCCCTTGGGGCAAAAAAGCGTTCACCGGTTATTTCGGTCAAGACGAGAGCCTGTGGGCGGCCCATGACGCAGTGGCCTTGATGGAGGCGCAAACCAGTGCGCCATTCCCCGGCGGCATTCTGGTGGACCAGGGGCTGGCGGACAAGTTTTTGGAGGAGCAGTTGCACCCGCACCTGCTGGAAGCGGCCTGCGCCAAGGCCGGGCAGCCGCTCACGTTACGGCGCCATGCGGGCTACGACCACGGCTACTATTTCATCAGCACCTTCATGGACGACCACCTGCGCCATCACGCGCGAGGACTTGGGCTGACGAGTTAA
- a CDS encoding methyl-accepting chemotaxis protein: MNNVAILNESPVSVVGESGTPEPAPYQRTRITALENMTVRSSLWLAFASVLLGAVVIGVFSLFQMGRLNASTKAIYEQEYAAGQAAEEARGLILRASRAQTQLLTATTAAERNTLGAAIETSLGDISKRLDIIKGLSTSEETIATSQELIEAMGKWAKRQSAYIALVKEQPLDLMQMSTDVPTEDARLLNDTRKLEKLVDTLVEQRAQSAKATIENAGQIYKSSQMWVVGIMVLLLILSLVISAWVTGRLSRQLGGEPAYAKSIASRIADGDLTMQIQLAPKDNDSLLYSLRDMQMKLSDTMRDIADSSKQVANASREISMGNLDLSQRTEQQSASLEKTSTNVEQMAALTRRYAESAAEAAQLSGNASRSARLGGEVVADVVSTMEKISKSTQAIHGNISVIEGIAFQTNILALNAAVEAAHAGEQGRGFAVVAQEVRSLAERSAKAAREINALIEESTRQVKEGAELASKAGQTISEMADTVQQTSAVMEEISGASAQQSHGIEEINRAVAQLDDSTQQNAALVEEAAAAAQSLDEQAQSLDQLVGRFHLRS, from the coding sequence ATGAATAACGTTGCCATCCTGAACGAATCACCCGTTTCCGTCGTTGGAGAGAGTGGCACCCCTGAACCCGCGCCGTATCAGCGCACCCGCATCACCGCGCTGGAAAACATGACGGTACGCTCCAGCTTGTGGCTCGCATTCGCCAGTGTGTTGTTGGGGGCGGTGGTCATTGGTGTGTTTTCCCTGTTCCAGATGGGCCGCTTGAATGCGTCCACTAAGGCCATTTATGAACAGGAATACGCAGCCGGCCAAGCTGCCGAAGAGGCGCGCGGCCTGATCTTGCGTGCCAGCCGCGCCCAGACCCAGTTACTAACAGCCACTACAGCGGCTGAACGCAACACCTTGGGTGCCGCCATTGAAACCAGCCTGGGTGATATTTCAAAGCGCCTTGACATCATCAAGGGCTTGTCGACCTCTGAGGAAACGATTGCGACCAGCCAGGAATTGATTGAGGCCATGGGCAAGTGGGCTAAACGTCAAAGCGCCTATATCGCTCTCGTGAAGGAGCAACCGCTGGACCTGATGCAAATGAGCACCGACGTTCCTACTGAAGACGCCCGTTTGCTCAATGACACCCGCAAGCTGGAGAAACTGGTCGATACCTTGGTGGAGCAGCGCGCACAGTCTGCCAAGGCCACCATTGAAAATGCCGGCCAGATCTACAAGTCTTCCCAGATGTGGGTGGTCGGCATCATGGTGCTGCTGCTGATTCTGTCGCTGGTCATCAGTGCGTGGGTTACGGGGCGCCTCTCCCGTCAACTGGGCGGTGAACCGGCTTACGCCAAGTCCATTGCTAGCCGGATCGCGGATGGCGATCTGACGATGCAAATCCAGCTCGCACCCAAAGATAACGACAGCTTGCTCTATTCGCTGCGTGACATGCAGATGAAGTTGTCTGACACCATGCGTGATATTGCAGACAGCTCCAAGCAAGTGGCGAATGCCTCACGCGAGATCTCCATGGGGAACCTGGACTTGTCACAGCGCACGGAGCAACAAAGTGCATCGCTCGAAAAAACAAGCACCAACGTGGAACAAATGGCTGCGCTTACCCGGCGCTATGCAGAAAGCGCTGCGGAGGCTGCACAACTTTCCGGCAATGCCAGCCGCTCAGCCCGTTTGGGTGGCGAAGTAGTCGCTGACGTCGTCAGCACCATGGAGAAGATCAGCAAGAGCACCCAGGCCATCCACGGCAACATCAGTGTGATCGAGGGCATTGCGTTCCAGACCAATATCCTGGCGCTCAATGCAGCGGTCGAGGCCGCGCACGCCGGGGAGCAGGGGCGTGGTTTCGCGGTGGTGGCGCAAGAGGTGCGCTCGCTCGCGGAACGCAGTGCCAAGGCGGCCCGTGAAATCAATGCACTGATCGAAGAGTCCACGCGCCAAGTGAAAGAGGGCGCAGAGCTGGCGAGCAAAGCCGGTCAGACCATCAGTGAAATGGCGGACACCGTTCAACAAACCAGCGCTGTGATGGAAGAAATTTCCGGTGCCTCGGCCCAGCAGAGCCACGGCATTGAAGAGATCAACCGGGCGGTCGCGCAGCTGGACGACAGCACCCAGCAGAACGCTGCACTGGTCGAAGAAGCTGCAGCCGCAGCGCAATCGCTGGATGAACAGGCGCAGTCTCTGGATCAGCTGGTCGGGCGCTTCCACTTGCGCAGTTAA
- a CDS encoding DUF3108 domain-containing protein, with protein sequence MAFAFTCSPLAAQTAATDVAITYKAPAPVRMAYDVEGVISSAYTGTAELVWSHDGKAYQSQLLIRKFGLTLQAWTSQGTLTERGLEPDKFTSKRLGQSEINARFQRSAGRISFSEGTPDAPLQAGAQDQLSVFMQLASLLAGNSAQGAAGKSISLQAIGDRYAEQWTFKAGAPEMVKLANGPVSAIKFTHEPSAERKQRLELWYAPNLQFLPVRIRITESNGDYLDLVWANSHNR encoded by the coding sequence ATGGCTTTCGCCTTTACTTGCTCGCCGCTGGCCGCACAAACGGCAGCCACGGATGTCGCCATTACCTACAAAGCGCCGGCCCCGGTCCGTATGGCCTACGACGTAGAGGGCGTGATCTCATCCGCTTACACCGGCACGGCCGAGTTAGTCTGGTCACACGACGGCAAGGCCTACCAATCGCAGTTGCTGATCCGCAAATTCGGCCTCACCCTTCAGGCGTGGACCAGTCAAGGCACCTTGACGGAACGCGGCCTGGAGCCTGACAAGTTCACCAGCAAGCGCCTGGGGCAATCTGAAATCAATGCACGCTTTCAGCGCAGCGCCGGACGGATTTCCTTCAGCGAGGGAACCCCCGATGCGCCCTTACAGGCCGGCGCCCAGGACCAGCTGAGTGTGTTTATGCAATTGGCCAGCTTGCTGGCGGGCAACAGCGCACAGGGTGCTGCAGGGAAAAGCATCAGCCTGCAGGCCATCGGGGACCGCTATGCCGAGCAATGGACGTTCAAAGCGGGCGCTCCGGAAATGGTCAAGCTTGCCAACGGGCCTGTATCGGCCATCAAGTTCACGCATGAGCCCAGTGCAGAACGCAAACAAAGACTGGAGCTCTGGTACGCACCGAATTTGCAGTTTTTGCCGGTTCGAATCCGCATTACGGAATCCAACGGCGATTACCTGGATTTAGTGTGGGCAAATAGCCATAACCGTTGA
- the asd gene encoding archaetidylserine decarboxylase (Phosphatidylserine decarboxylase is synthesized as a single chain precursor. Generation of the pyruvoyl active site from a Ser is coupled to cleavage of a Gly-Ser bond between the larger (beta) and smaller (alpha chains). It is an integral membrane protein.), giving the protein MSDALAVLPQYLLPKKALTAFAGVIAGARGGKATTALIRWFIGKYKVNMAEAANPDPAAYPTFNEFFTRALKPGARPLANVPFVCPVDGAISQFGAIDKDQIFQAKGHRYSSTALVGGDAQLAAQFDNGTFATIYLSPRDYHRIHMPCDGELRRMIYVPGDLFSVNPTTARGVPGLFARNERVVCVFDSPHGEFVLTLVGATVVGSMATTWHGVVNPPRMPQVTEWRYDAGKVVLKQGEEMGRFLLGSTVVLLFRKDALHFNPDWAPAKPVQLGESMGI; this is encoded by the coding sequence GTGTCCGACGCCCTCGCTGTACTCCCGCAATACCTTCTCCCCAAAAAAGCACTGACCGCCTTTGCGGGGGTGATTGCCGGTGCACGGGGTGGCAAAGCAACCACGGCACTGATCCGCTGGTTCATCGGGAAATACAAGGTAAACATGGCCGAAGCGGCCAACCCTGATCCCGCGGCCTACCCCACATTCAACGAATTCTTTACGCGGGCCCTGAAACCGGGTGCCCGTCCGCTGGCCAACGTGCCTTTTGTGTGTCCTGTGGATGGCGCCATCAGCCAATTCGGCGCGATCGACAAAGACCAGATTTTTCAAGCCAAAGGTCACCGCTACAGCAGCACCGCATTGGTCGGAGGCGATGCCCAATTGGCGGCGCAGTTCGACAACGGTACTTTCGCCACCATCTATCTGAGCCCACGGGACTACCACCGCATTCACATGCCGTGTGATGGTGAGTTACGCCGCATGATCTATGTGCCGGGCGACTTGTTTTCGGTCAACCCCACGACTGCGCGTGGCGTGCCGGGCTTGTTTGCCCGCAACGAGCGGGTGGTGTGCGTGTTTGATTCACCTCATGGCGAATTTGTGCTGACCCTGGTCGGCGCCACCGTGGTGGGCAGCATGGCCACCACCTGGCACGGGGTGGTGAATCCGCCGCGCATGCCACAGGTGACCGAGTGGCGCTATGACGCTGGCAAGGTGGTGTTGAAACAGGGCGAAGAGATGGGCCGGTTCTTGCTTGGGTCGACCGTGGTCTTGCTGTTCCGCAAGGACGCACTGCACTTCAATCCCGATTGGGCGCCGGCCAAACCTGTACAGCTGGGTGAAAGTATGGGTATTTAG
- a CDS encoding DUF3108 domain-containing protein — MTLLSLRSFVAVLVTVLALHWWLLGGFRLGLWPGESDSADETVAPLSTRMIAAPQDSPAPQPPPVPSAPEPTAPAVKAVPTQPNGTAEGGSVQPALVPESESSGTTADPAPVNHPATESATLAPPAEPAPPVAEPVASSDRLPRFAFPPPVVLNYDVFGMSDGQQNVVGAAITWKHDGENYQASLVVTKFLINLRQWTSKGALTAAGLAPVRFGEKGFRRAEVASHFVRDEGRVIFSANSAPAPLLPGAQDYLSVFIQLASLWEGEPSRLTSGDTLSFQTIGPRQAESWMFVVSPEERVTVPGGNLQAIKLTREATGDYSTKAEIWLAPQLAYLPAHIRLSEPNGNVLDMVWTDSQIPQ; from the coding sequence TTGACCCTTCTGTCCTTGCGAAGCTTTGTGGCGGTGCTGGTGACTGTGCTCGCCTTGCATTGGTGGCTGCTGGGCGGTTTTAGGCTCGGGTTATGGCCGGGTGAGTCCGATAGTGCCGATGAAACGGTAGCTCCCCTAAGTACCCGCATGATTGCGGCCCCGCAGGATAGTCCGGCACCACAACCGCCGCCCGTTCCGTCGGCACCGGAGCCCACCGCCCCTGCGGTGAAAGCCGTTCCCACGCAACCCAACGGGACAGCAGAGGGCGGATCGGTACAGCCGGCATTGGTGCCTGAATCGGAATCATCCGGCACGACGGCAGACCCTGCGCCCGTTAATCACCCTGCCACAGAAAGCGCGACGCTTGCACCACCGGCAGAACCGGCGCCTCCGGTCGCGGAACCGGTAGCCAGCAGCGACCGATTGCCCCGGTTTGCCTTCCCCCCGCCCGTGGTATTGAATTACGACGTGTTCGGCATGAGCGATGGTCAACAAAATGTGGTGGGCGCGGCCATCACCTGGAAGCATGACGGCGAGAACTACCAAGCCAGTCTGGTGGTGACCAAGTTTTTGATCAACTTGCGCCAATGGACCAGCAAAGGCGCACTGACAGCCGCCGGCCTGGCACCGGTACGCTTTGGTGAAAAAGGCTTTCGCAGGGCAGAGGTGGCATCCCACTTTGTGCGCGATGAAGGTCGGGTGATTTTCAGTGCCAATTCGGCGCCGGCCCCTTTGCTGCCGGGGGCGCAGGACTATTTGAGCGTATTCATACAACTTGCCAGCCTCTGGGAGGGCGAACCCAGCCGGTTGACCAGCGGTGACACCCTCTCGTTCCAGACCATAGGCCCCCGGCAGGCAGAAAGCTGGATGTTTGTGGTGTCGCCCGAAGAGCGCGTCACCGTGCCGGGCGGCAATTTGCAAGCCATCAAACTGACCCGTGAGGCGACCGGCGACTACAGCACCAAAGCCGAGATCTGGCTCGCGCCTCAACTGGCCTACCTGCCTGCCCACATCCGGCTGTCCGAACCCAACGGCAATGTGCTGGACATGGTGTGGACAGACAGCCAAATCCCCCAATAA
- a CDS encoding Bug family tripartite tricarboxylate transporter substrate binding protein, whose translation MFTRRQLIQAFGSSAALGALYPLTAQAQVDQVKVYFGFPPGSSGDTVARRVAEKWAGTPFSKNAGIVENKPGAGGRIALEALKNAPADGSVLALSQVSALASYPHIFSKMPYADKDFAPVSIAAIMHHGLAVGPMVPANVKTVKDFLAWAKANPKDASYGSPGAGSTPHFIGALLGINSGVELRHVPYRGSVPGVTDLVGGQVAAMVTPHGDYLANYKAGKLRILGTSGPNRSPYAPEVPTFAEQGFPELTTEEWFGFYAPANTPKPVVMAANAAINAALKEKSVIESLALVGLIPRGSTPEEQARWQKSEFDTWGPLIKKIGFTADS comes from the coding sequence ATGTTCACACGCAGGCAACTCATCCAGGCCTTTGGCAGCAGCGCTGCTTTGGGCGCGCTGTATCCACTCACTGCGCAAGCGCAGGTAGACCAAGTCAAGGTGTACTTCGGCTTCCCACCGGGCAGTTCCGGCGACACGGTAGCCCGCCGTGTTGCTGAGAAATGGGCGGGAACCCCGTTTAGCAAAAACGCAGGCATTGTGGAAAACAAACCCGGTGCAGGCGGACGCATCGCCTTGGAGGCTCTCAAGAACGCGCCCGCTGATGGATCGGTGCTGGCGCTGTCACAGGTGTCGGCCCTGGCGAGCTATCCGCATATCTTCAGCAAGATGCCATATGCAGACAAGGACTTCGCACCTGTCTCCATCGCCGCCATCATGCACCATGGGCTGGCGGTCGGCCCCATGGTGCCGGCCAATGTAAAAACGGTGAAGGATTTTCTGGCATGGGCCAAGGCCAACCCTAAAGATGCGAGCTATGGATCACCCGGTGCCGGTTCCACACCGCATTTCATCGGGGCATTGCTGGGCATTAACAGTGGGGTAGAGCTCCGGCATGTGCCTTACCGCGGTTCAGTGCCCGGGGTTACCGATCTGGTGGGCGGGCAGGTCGCTGCCATGGTGACGCCCCATGGCGACTACCTGGCCAACTACAAGGCCGGTAAATTGCGGATTCTGGGTACTTCCGGCCCCAATCGCTCACCTTACGCACCTGAAGTGCCCACATTCGCAGAGCAGGGCTTCCCGGAGCTCACGACAGAAGAGTGGTTCGGCTTCTATGCCCCCGCCAATACCCCCAAGCCGGTCGTAATGGCCGCCAATGCAGCCATCAATGCCGCGTTGAAGGAAAAATCGGTGATCGAAAGTCTTGCACTGGTAGGCTTGATTCCCCGCGGCTCCACACCCGAAGAACAGGCGCGCTGGCAAAAGTCAGAGTTCGATACTTGGGGGCCGCTGATCAAAAAAATCGGATTTACCGCTGATTCTTGA